One Glutamicibacter halophytocola DNA segment encodes these proteins:
- a CDS encoding SGNH/GDSL hydrolase family protein: protein MKKFLALGDSFTEGVGDVDAQRPNQVRGWADRVAEVLSAQGDWEYANLAVRGKKIGQVINQQLDQGLSMAPDLVSIYAGGNDILRPTADLDALMRGYEGMVRRFSEAGCTVMLFTGFDTVESPLFSRTRPRTAIYNEKVREIADKHGAIIADYWRWREFSDLRYWAADRLHMNELGHALMASKVLNLLGEEQVAEGNWAEQIQAPVLPELAMNSRGEKLKEELGWATEHLVPWIKRRLTGTSSGDSLSAKYPEYVRLALPAS, encoded by the coding sequence GTGAAGAAGTTTCTGGCATTGGGTGATTCATTCACCGAAGGCGTCGGCGATGTTGATGCACAACGTCCAAACCAGGTGCGCGGATGGGCCGATCGAGTTGCCGAAGTGCTCAGCGCCCAGGGGGATTGGGAATATGCCAACCTTGCGGTGCGCGGCAAGAAAATTGGCCAGGTGATCAACCAGCAGCTGGACCAGGGGCTGTCCATGGCCCCGGACCTGGTGAGCATCTACGCCGGCGGCAATGACATTTTGCGGCCCACCGCGGATTTGGACGCGCTGATGCGCGGCTATGAGGGAATGGTCCGCCGCTTTTCCGAGGCCGGTTGCACCGTGATGCTCTTCACCGGCTTTGATACCGTCGAGTCCCCGCTGTTTTCCAGGACTCGCCCGCGCACGGCCATCTATAACGAGAAGGTCCGCGAGATCGCCGACAAGCACGGCGCGATCATCGCCGACTACTGGCGCTGGCGGGAATTCTCGGACCTGCGGTACTGGGCGGCCGACCGCCTGCATATGAATGAGCTTGGCCATGCGCTGATGGCTTCCAAGGTGCTCAACCTCCTGGGCGAAGAACAGGTGGCCGAGGGCAACTGGGCCGAACAGATCCAGGCACCGGTGCTGCCCGAGCTGGCGATGAACTCGCGCGGCGAGAAGCTCAAGGAAGAATTGGGCTGGGCCACCGAGCATTTGGTGCCGTGGATCAAGCGCCGCCTGACCGGAACGTCCTCCGGGGACTCCTTGTCAGCCAAGTATCCAGAGTACGTTCGGCTGGCCCTCCCGGCGAGCTAG
- a CDS encoding MarR family winged helix-turn-helix transcriptional regulator, with protein sequence MTSDETRWLSESEQDLWRTIREFLWLFPSAMDRQLMRDSQMQSGEYSVLAVLSEAAEPSLRPADVAEALRWDRSRLSHLLRRMEAKGLISRCSDETDRRGHQIALTEQGQATIENAAPSHVTFVRETLFDSLDAAERRALETALPKILESIEQQGLKDSSC encoded by the coding sequence ATGACGAGCGATGAGACCCGCTGGCTGTCCGAGAGCGAGCAGGACCTCTGGAGAACCATCCGCGAATTCCTCTGGCTATTCCCCAGCGCCATGGATCGCCAGCTGATGCGCGATTCCCAAATGCAGTCCGGGGAGTACTCGGTCCTGGCCGTGCTTTCCGAAGCAGCCGAACCCAGTTTACGTCCCGCGGACGTCGCCGAGGCACTGCGCTGGGATCGCTCACGCCTCTCCCACCTCTTGCGCCGCATGGAAGCCAAGGGCCTGATCAGCCGCTGCTCCGATGAGACCGACCGCCGCGGCCATCAAATTGCGCTGACCGAGCAGGGCCAGGCAACCATCGAAAACGCGGCACCAAGCCACGTGACCTTTGTGCGCGAAACCCTCTTTGATTCACTGGACGCCGCCGAACGCCGCGCTCTGGAGACCGCATTGCCCAAGATTCTTGAATCGATCGAGCAGCAGGGGCTCAAGGACTCCAGCTGCTAG
- a CDS encoding glutathione S-transferase C-terminal domain-containing protein yields MSEEYSTKGAYVTGGEFTRDTNYIQDRIVADANPANYGSEHNNSKIGHPYAGVSEGAQLWPVEAGRYRLVAARACPWANRTLIVRRILGLEDALSVGLPGPTHDARSWTFDLDPSGKDPVLGTERIQENYFKRFADYPRGITVPAIVDIPTGAVVTNDYPQITWDLSTQWKEFHREGAPNLIPQDQLEEMLPLIKRIFTEVNNGVYRAGFAGSQSAYNDAYDRLFATLDFLEERLSTRRFLMGDHITEADVRLFTTLVRFDPVYHGHFKTNRNKLIEMPNLWGYARDLFQTPGFGDTIDFEQIKAHYYVVHEDINPTQIIPKGPVLENWLEAPERERLADQGPWLEGTAPAPVRPQERVQSGHNPLYPAELAG; encoded by the coding sequence ATGAGCGAGGAATATTCAACCAAGGGTGCCTATGTCACCGGCGGGGAATTCACCCGGGATACCAATTACATCCAAGACCGGATCGTGGCCGATGCGAACCCGGCAAATTACGGCAGCGAGCACAACAACAGCAAGATCGGCCACCCGTACGCCGGCGTCAGCGAAGGCGCCCAGCTCTGGCCGGTGGAAGCCGGACGCTACCGGCTAGTCGCGGCTCGCGCCTGCCCATGGGCCAACCGCACGCTGATTGTTCGCCGAATACTTGGCCTGGAAGACGCGCTGTCTGTCGGACTGCCCGGCCCCACGCACGATGCCCGCAGCTGGACCTTTGACCTGGACCCCAGCGGGAAAGACCCGGTCCTTGGCACCGAGCGCATTCAAGAGAACTACTTCAAGCGCTTTGCCGACTACCCGCGGGGCATCACCGTGCCGGCTATCGTGGACATTCCCACCGGGGCGGTCGTCACCAATGACTACCCGCAAATCACCTGGGACCTGTCCACCCAATGGAAAGAATTCCATCGCGAAGGCGCGCCCAACCTGATACCGCAGGACCAGCTGGAGGAGATGCTCCCGCTGATCAAGCGCATCTTCACCGAGGTCAATAACGGCGTCTACCGCGCCGGCTTCGCGGGCAGCCAAAGCGCCTACAACGATGCCTATGACCGGCTGTTTGCCACCTTGGATTTCCTTGAAGAGCGCCTTTCCACCCGCCGCTTCCTCATGGGCGACCACATTACCGAGGCAGATGTCCGGCTCTTCACCACCCTGGTTCGATTCGATCCGGTGTACCACGGGCACTTCAAAACCAACCGGAACAAGCTCATCGAAATGCCGAACCTCTGGGGCTATGCACGGGATTTGTTCCAGACTCCCGGCTTTGGCGACACCATCGACTTCGAGCAGATCAAGGCCCACTACTATGTGGTCCACGAAGATATCAACCCCACCCAGATCATCCCCAAGGGGCCGGTCCTGGAGAACTGGCTGGAAGCGCCAGAACGCGAGCGCTTGGCCGACCAGGGCCCGTGGCTAGAAGGCACGGCCCCGGCGCCGGTGCGCCCGCAAGAGCGCGTCCAGTCCGGGCACAATCCGCTGTACCCTGCCGAACTGGCAGGCTAG
- a CDS encoding RNase H family protein: MTIIAAADGSALGNPGPAGWAWYVDEANWAAGGWDHGTNNMGELQAVLELFRSTAHLPDEELKILCDSQYAINCISKWMPGWKKRGWKKADGKQVLNQDILKELDAAIQGRKYTFEWVKGHAGHELNEAADDRARAAATAHQQGTAVDAGPGYAGGARPAAAAGGTAAAPPVPAEPEVPIAAQVHAEPGADFAATVYELELGFLDPQIRSSFTELKDFLHPSYQEVTRHGGLLDVATIGSLLSAGSSLPGTGQMQVLATRQISGEMVLLAYRMKPADTGTLIVSSWWQLGASGWKLRFRQETIEQPA; the protein is encoded by the coding sequence ATGACGATCATTGCTGCTGCAGATGGATCCGCCCTCGGCAACCCCGGGCCGGCCGGTTGGGCCTGGTACGTGGACGAAGCGAACTGGGCCGCTGGCGGCTGGGACCATGGAACCAACAACATGGGCGAGCTCCAAGCTGTCCTCGAGCTCTTCCGTTCCACCGCGCACCTGCCGGATGAAGAGCTGAAGATCCTCTGCGATTCGCAGTATGCCATCAACTGCATCAGCAAATGGATGCCCGGATGGAAAAAGCGCGGCTGGAAAAAAGCCGATGGCAAACAAGTCCTCAACCAGGACATCCTCAAGGAACTTGATGCCGCGATCCAAGGGCGGAAGTACACCTTTGAATGGGTCAAGGGGCACGCCGGCCATGAGCTGAACGAAGCCGCCGATGACCGCGCCCGGGCGGCAGCGACGGCGCATCAGCAGGGCACCGCTGTGGATGCTGGACCCGGCTACGCCGGTGGTGCACGCCCGGCAGCAGCCGCAGGCGGCACCGCCGCTGCGCCACCGGTTCCGGCGGAACCGGAAGTTCCGATCGCCGCCCAGGTGCACGCGGAGCCGGGCGCCGACTTCGCGGCCACGGTCTACGAACTTGAACTCGGCTTCCTCGACCCGCAGATCCGGTCCAGTTTCACCGAGCTCAAGGATTTCCTGCACCCCAGCTACCAAGAAGTGACCCGGCATGGCGGCCTGCTTGATGTCGCGACGATCGGATCGCTCTTGAGCGCCGGATCTTCCCTCCCGGGCACCGGCCAGATGCAGGTCCTGGCCACCCGCCAGATCAGCGGGGAAATGGTGCTGCTGGCCTACCGGATGAAGCCAGCCGACACCGGGACGCTCATTGTCTCTTCGTGGTGGCAGCTAGGTGCCAGCGGCTGGAAGCTTCGCTTCCGGCAGGAAACCATCGAGCAGCCAGCCTAG
- a CDS encoding APC family permease, which translates to MTVDSDTPIPQSQDAELKRVIGPKLLLFLIMGDIIGAGIFAITGKVAGQVGGAAWLPFLVAFAIATLTAFSYLELVTKYPHAAGAALYVHKAFGIHFVTFIVAFTVACSGITSAATSATLVGQNLLIGFGQFIDGVPTTPQAGMWAAIVIIVLLALINLRGVGESVKFNLVLTIVSLAIMAVIIGIGFAVIASGQGDVSRLVVFETPSDRSLFAAVTMGTAIAFFAMVGFEDSVNLVEETKNPNKIFPKIMLISLGLCAVIYMLVAITVIMVIPTGDLLNPKNPDAGILLDVVRIGAPNIPIDTIFPFVTVFAVVNTALMNMLMASRLLYGMARQGVLPQFLGKVHSTRRSPWVAILFSTALAIALVAYVNLDSENGIVGSLGGTTALLLLCVFAVVNISLLVLRREKAPDDAFRAPTIIPILGVAFCLFLAGPWARSRADWVQYEIAGLLLVIGVALWALTWLINRVNYKKGIIETRPGDYK; encoded by the coding sequence ATGACTGTGGATAGTGACACGCCAATACCCCAGAGCCAGGATGCAGAACTCAAGCGGGTGATCGGCCCCAAGCTGCTGCTATTCCTGATCATGGGCGATATCATCGGCGCTGGAATTTTTGCCATCACCGGCAAGGTTGCCGGACAGGTCGGCGGCGCAGCGTGGCTGCCATTCCTGGTCGCCTTCGCCATCGCAACCCTCACCGCTTTCAGCTACCTGGAGCTGGTGACCAAATACCCGCACGCCGCCGGCGCCGCGCTGTATGTGCACAAGGCCTTCGGCATCCATTTTGTCACCTTTATCGTGGCCTTCACCGTGGCTTGCTCTGGCATTACCAGTGCTGCCACGTCGGCAACCCTGGTGGGGCAAAACCTGCTGATCGGTTTCGGCCAATTCATTGACGGTGTGCCCACGACCCCGCAGGCGGGCATGTGGGCGGCCATTGTCATCATCGTTCTCCTTGCGCTGATCAACCTGCGCGGTGTGGGCGAGAGCGTGAAGTTCAATCTGGTGCTGACCATCGTTTCGCTGGCCATCATGGCAGTGATTATCGGCATTGGCTTCGCAGTTATCGCTTCGGGCCAGGGCGACGTGAGCCGCCTGGTGGTCTTCGAGACCCCTTCGGATCGCAGCCTCTTCGCCGCAGTGACCATGGGCACGGCCATCGCGTTCTTCGCCATGGTGGGCTTCGAGGACTCGGTCAACCTGGTGGAAGAGACGAAAAACCCGAACAAGATCTTCCCGAAGATCATGCTCATCAGCCTGGGCTTGTGCGCCGTGATCTACATGCTTGTGGCCATCACCGTCATCATGGTGATCCCCACCGGCGACCTGCTGAACCCGAAGAACCCGGATGCCGGCATTCTGCTGGACGTGGTGCGCATCGGCGCACCGAACATTCCCATCGATACCATCTTCCCGTTCGTGACGGTCTTTGCGGTGGTCAATACGGCGCTGATGAACATGCTCATGGCAAGCCGCCTGCTCTACGGCATGGCGCGCCAGGGCGTGCTGCCGCAGTTCCTGGGCAAGGTGCACTCCACCCGCCGCTCCCCTTGGGTAGCCATCCTGTTCAGCACCGCCCTGGCCATCGCCTTGGTGGCTTATGTGAACCTGGACAGCGAGAACGGCATTGTCGGTTCCCTGGGCGGCACCACTGCGCTGCTGTTGCTGTGCGTCTTCGCGGTAGTGAACATTTCGCTGCTGGTGCTGCGCCGCGAGAAGGCACCGGACGATGCGTTCCGCGCACCGACCATCATCCCGATTCTTGGCGTGGCCTTCTGCTTGTTCCTCGCTGGCCCTTGGGCGCGTTCGCGTGCTGACTGGGTGCAGTATGAGATCGCGGGCCTGCTGCTGGTCATCGGCGTGGCTCTATGGGCCCTGACCTGGCTGATCAACCGCGTCAATTACAAGAAGGGCATCATCGAGACCCGCCCTGGCGACTACAAATAA
- a CDS encoding serine hydrolase domain-containing protein, whose product MDSVISEDFAPLAQALEARAAEEEDYSAQLAVYHRGELVLSHSVGEHLSGDALTCVFSCTKGLGALVVALLVQDGLIDPAAPMASYWPEFGAGGKNALSVGEVLSHQAGVLGVPGGVPSQVLLNSAEYAKILASMPSIWPLGQNIVGYHAITMGVLMEELIRRVTGKELKEIFEERIRKPLGVDAYIGQDPALESRYRDVLPAAEAPAEFFDPFSPVGLAVNSSSGFALDSGPVYNWHELANAAQVRELGPASMGGVASAQGLAAIYAASFGAVPSLGASRGLLSEDTWSQVSTELVYGHDRTNGLLQAFALGFMKATARNNYGSIFAYGHDGANSSLAFADPAYQLGFGFIPSRTEGARETSTGVQLSQLCRQLILAKGAKAKSS is encoded by the coding sequence ATGGACTCGGTGATCAGCGAAGATTTCGCACCGTTGGCTCAGGCTCTTGAAGCGCGAGCTGCCGAAGAAGAGGACTATTCGGCGCAGCTGGCCGTATATCACCGAGGCGAGCTGGTGCTCAGCCACAGCGTGGGAGAGCACCTTTCCGGGGATGCGCTGACTTGTGTTTTCTCCTGCACCAAGGGTCTGGGCGCGCTGGTCGTTGCCCTGCTGGTCCAGGATGGCCTGATCGACCCCGCAGCGCCGATGGCCAGCTACTGGCCGGAATTCGGCGCTGGCGGAAAAAATGCCCTGAGCGTCGGCGAAGTGCTCAGCCATCAGGCCGGCGTCCTCGGCGTTCCCGGGGGAGTGCCCAGCCAGGTGCTGCTGAACTCGGCAGAATACGCCAAGATCCTGGCCTCCATGCCAAGCATCTGGCCGCTGGGCCAGAACATCGTGGGCTACCATGCCATCACCATGGGGGTGCTCATGGAAGAACTGATTCGCAGGGTCACCGGCAAGGAACTCAAGGAGATCTTTGAAGAGCGCATCCGCAAGCCGCTGGGAGTCGATGCCTATATCGGGCAGGATCCCGCGCTGGAATCCCGCTACCGCGACGTCTTGCCGGCCGCCGAAGCTCCCGCCGAATTTTTCGACCCCTTCTCACCGGTGGGCCTCGCCGTGAACTCCTCCTCCGGGTTCGCGCTGGACAGCGGCCCGGTGTACAACTGGCACGAGCTGGCCAATGCGGCGCAGGTTCGCGAACTTGGCCCGGCTTCCATGGGCGGCGTAGCCAGCGCCCAGGGCCTGGCCGCCATCTACGCGGCGTCCTTCGGTGCGGTTCCTTCCCTCGGCGCTTCGCGCGGATTGCTCAGCGAAGACACCTGGTCGCAAGTGTCCACCGAGCTGGTCTACGGCCATGACCGCACCAATGGATTGCTGCAAGCCTTCGCACTGGGATTCATGAAAGCCACCGCGCGCAACAACTACGGCTCGATTTTTGCCTACGGGCACGATGGGGCGAACTCCTCCCTGGCCTTCGCGGACCCGGCCTACCAGTTGGGCTTCGGGTTTATCCCCTCGCGCACCGAGGGCGCCAGGGAAACCTCCACCGGGGTGCAATTGAGCCAGCTGTGCCGCCAGCTCATCTTGGCCAAGGGCGCCAAGGCGAAATCCAGCTAG